The proteins below come from a single Oncorhynchus kisutch isolate 150728-3 unplaced genomic scaffold, Okis_V2 scaffold3334, whole genome shotgun sequence genomic window:
- the LOC116371495 gene encoding uncharacterized protein LOC116371495, producing MGHTQSLEDVANSDPSDTDLKECLQEGKSCVGREADSCQEGCYTVHPEDQHADCCQEGCYTVHPEDQPADSEWLTTTDSILTSMGLSDSDPSPLSDPSTLDNGQDMQEGTAASVRSCPIEIEGLSEGEPPLEQSNKTASARAGEGSGGSGGSTEEQFHPSEKGSHGAQETGLHSGDCDDREMGDAYGPVETSMDNAAEISAISGSMDSTVTAVLNCGALLFSGSGPADRESADTPPEPLLEPEPLLEPTPPEPLLEPTPPEPLLEPTPTEPLLEPTPPEPLLEPTPPEPLLEPEPLLEPTPPEPLLEPTPPEPLLEPTPPEPMLEPEPLLELTPTEPLLEPEPLLEPTPPEPLLQLTPPEPLLEPTPPEPLLETTPTEPLLDPEPLLEPYTPEPLLEPTLEPYIPEPLLELTLEPAIEHHSESSSEPQSEQVFEGELPLEGSYRQGDREGERQDVRQGKPIEAGDSGLRAEIMEGVLGSEVTEGRVSVPADLQTDHQKDLQDSEPPPEDRDGTTPMDGDLPPPETGSNSGGASGGAGGEKDGEEGGEGVEMEITAVLQRPSEAPSVLGEHIGDPSDRTVNQESCGTRAEEGSGHSESQPATDQALNLNPSVTLDYSVTLTLTLDPSVTWSDCGDGDDVTAVVVSTYTGDVPPNSPVSPENIPENLPENLPENLPENLNENAPENAPEILPEILPEILPENLPENLPENLNENAPENAPENAPEILPEILPENLPENLTENAPANLPEILPEILPEILPENAPEIPPEIPPEIQPEDLPENLPEILSGNLHEILPENLPENQTDAVCSASHLTVPVEDCQSVSSFSTTLPKDSDSDTESVFSTGEDSVFNKGDDTVMGDSTSEVSVSCSSTDDTASGGPTSSSPESCVEGGLGERGCRDHGRSWSPVEGHTQGPTAREGPGGEAEEEVKEVPRRPAKHRPSIRSLSSFRRHSWGAGKNTAGNGDMNQCRATQSPGEGKPTFHRRSYSLEGLSEVSDDGKSALGAITQEARLRGVVCHQGSNEERVRSLESLTEEHQSELGVRTTEHGQVSHYGSATHISEEDIEGPLRTDLDGKSGTKVSRTFSYLKNKIYKKTRQLASRFNGPTALMTDLSNDQQLRQTSATTSS from the exons ATGGGACACACTCAGTCCCTGGAAGACGTGGCCAACTCAGATCCCTCAGACACAGACCTGAAGGAGTGTCTCCAGGAAGGTAAGAGCTGTGTGGGGAGGGAAGCAGACAGCTGTCAGGAGGGCTGTTACACCGTTCACCCAGAGGACCAACATGCAGACTGCTGTCAGGAGGGCTGTTACACTGTTCACCCAGAGGACCAACCTGCAGACAGTGAATGGTTAACCACAACAGACTCTATCCTCACCAGTATGGGTCTGTCAGACTCTGACCCCTCTCCCCtgtcagacccttctaccctggACAATGGACAGGACATGCAGGAGGGTACAGCTGCCTCTGTGAGATCATGTCCTATAGAGATAGAGGGCCTCAGTGAGGGTGAACCTCCACTGGAACAAAGTAATAAAACAGCTTCTGCTAGGGCTGGGGAGGGCTCTGGTGGCTCTGGTGGCTCCACAGAGGAACAGTTTCACCCCTCTGAGAAGGGCAGCCACGGGGCTCAGGAAACTGGACTACATTCTGGGGACTGTGATGATAGAGAAATGGGAGATGCCTATGGCCCTGTAGAAACATCTATGGACAATGCAGCTGAGATCTCAGCTATCAGTGGCTCTATGGACagtacagtaacagcagtattaaACTGTGGAGCGTTGCTGTTCTCAGGAAGTGGGCCTGCTGATAGAGAATCTGCTGATACACCACCAGAACCCCTGTTAGAGCCTGAACCCCTGTTAGAGCCTACACCACCAGAACCCCTGTTAGAGCCTACACCACCAGAACCCCTGTTAGAGCCTACACCAACAGAACCCCTGTTAGAGCCTACACCACCAGAACCCTTGTTAGAGCCTACACCACCAGAACCCCTGTTAGAGCCTGAACCCCTGTTAGAGCCTACACCACCAGAACCCCTGTTAGAGCCTACACCACCAGAACCCCTGTTAGAGCCTACACCACCAGAACCCATGTTAGAGCCTGAACCCCTGTTAGAACTTACACCAACAGAACCCCTGTTAGAGCCCGAACCCCTGTTAGAGCCTACACCACCAGAACCCCTGTTACAGCTTACACCACCAGAACCCCTGTTAGAGCCTACACCACCAGAACCCCTGTTAGAGACTACACCAACAGAACCCCTGTTAGACCCTGAACCCCTGTTAGAGCCCTACACACCAGAACCCCTGTTAGAGCCGACACTAGAGCCCTACATACCAGAACCCCTATTAGAGCTGACACTAGAGCCCGCAATAGAGCATCACTCAGAGTCCTCATCAGAGCCTCAGTCAGAGCAGGTGTTCGAGGGGGAACTGCCACTAGAGGGCAGTTACAGACAGGGTGACAGAGAAGGTGAGAGACAGGATGTCAGACAGGGCAAGCCCATAGAGGCTGGTGACTCTGGCCTCAGAGCTGAGATCATGGAGGGTGTGTTAGGGTCAGAGGTAACAGAGGGGAGAGTGTCTGTACCTGCAGACCTCCAGACAGACCACCAGAAAGACTTGCAGGACAGTGAGCCCCCTCCAGAGGACAGGGATGGGACTACCCCCATGGATGGAGACCTCCCGCCCCCAGAAACAGGCTCCAACTCTGGGGGAGCATCTGGTGGGGCaggtggagagaaggatggagaggagggtggagagggtgtAGAGATGGAGATAACGGCGGTCCTACAGAGACCTAGTGAGGCCCCCTCGGTTCTAGGGGAACACATTGGAGACCCCTCTGACAGGACAGTGAATCAGGAGTCCTGTGGCACCAGGGCGGAGGAGGGGTCAGGACACTCAGAAAGTCAACCTGCTACAGACCAAGCCCTCAACCTCAACCCCTCTGTAACCCTCGACTACTCtgtgaccctaaccctgacccttgaCCCCTCTGTGACATGGTCAGACTGTGGAGATGGAGATGATGTCACTGCTGTAGTGGTGTCCACATATACAGGGGATGTCCCACCTAACAGTCCAGTGTCACCTGAGAACATACCTGAGAACCTACCCGAAAACCTACCCGAGAATCTACCTGAGAATCTAAATGAGAACGCACCAGAGAATGCACCTGAGATCCTACCTGAGATCCTACCTGAAATTCTACCCGAGAACCTACCCGAGAATCTACCTGAGAATCTAAATGAGAACGCACCAGAGAATGCACCAGAGAACGCACCTGAGATCCTACCTGAGATCCTACCTGAGAACCTACCTGAGAACCTAACTGAGAACGCACCTGCGAACCTACCTGAGATTCTACCTGAGATTCTACCTGAGATTCTACCTGAGAACGCACCTGAGATCCCACCTGAGATCCCACCTGAGATCCAACCTGAGGACCTACCTGAAAACCTACCTGAGATTCTATCTGGGAACCTGCATGAGATCCTACCTGAGAATCTACCTGAGAACCAAACAGATGCTGTCTGTTCTGCAAGTCACCTTACTGTCCCTGTTGAAG ACTGTCAGAGTGTGAGTAGTTTCAGCACTACTCTCCCAAAAGACTCAGACAGCGACACTGAGAGTGTCTTCAGCACAGGAGAGGACAGTGTTTTCAACAAG GGGGATGATACGGTGATGGGGGACAGCACCAGTGAGGTGTCTGTATCCTGTTCCTCCACAGATGACACGGCCAGCGGGGGTCCGACCAGCTCCAGCCCAGAGAGCTGTGTGGAGGGGGGCCTGGGGGAGAGGGGCTGCAGGGACCACGGCCGCAGCTGGAGCCCTGTAGAGGGCCACACACAAGGGCCCACGGCAAGAGAAGGtccaggaggagaggcagaggaagaggtgaaggagGTGCCACGGCGCCCAGCTAAACATCGTCCCAGCATCAGGTCTCTGTCCTCGTTCAGACGCCACAGCTGGGGAGCAGGGAAGAACACAGCAGGAAACGGAGACATGAACCAATGCAG GGCCACACAAAGTCCCGGGGAAGGAAAGCCAACGTTTCACAGGAGAAG CTACAGCCTGGAGGGTCTGAGTGAAGTAAGTGATGATGGGAAGTCGGCCCTGGGCGCCATTACCCAGGAGGCCAGGCTGCGTGGAGTGGTCTGTCACCAGGGCAGCAACGAGGAGAGGGTCAGGTCTCTAGAATCTCTGACAGAAGAACACCAATCTGAGCTGGGGGTTCGTACCACGGAGCACGGACAGGTAAGTCATTATGGATCTGCTACACA
- the LOC116371496 gene encoding A-kinase anchor protein 13, with amino-acid sequence MLFSPLKSLHGLNDPSCFFSKKNQASTREEEDKSCSQRVLDVPLHSLLLGKREVKHPATGERSSRLEVNGAVGKGKGKGKGKGKGKGKGKGKGKGKGKVVITVQLCDEEQTENEEGEEYFLLFSGSSQSHLTSALWSGHDTLHTLCPGPPAHDCCESVQVTLCRARPGHLPAGESPVSVVAVAEQRFNFVQDLAFDMAQFLVSTAGRPDGLEGSLLLDECQIPLEECERLDESLSLALRHLDLPDGWNLLGTHLRNITEPQETLVHFAARWGLKRVAVWLLLQPGAPEALRLTNRQGATPASIAQQRSHRDLHQLLTKAETKTYRGTVHPSSTGSRVVCNLPRLNTHTLTVGTAPGTAPPTLQRLVEELRPLVRVSCEPLGPP; translated from the exons ATGTTATTCAGCCCACTGAAGTCTCTGCACGGCCTCAATGACCCGTCCTGCTTCTTCTCAAAGAAAAACCAAGCCTCCaccagggaggaagaggataagTCCTGCAGCCAGAGAGTCCTGGATGTACCTCTCCATAGCCTCTTGCTCGGGAAGAGAGAGGTTAAACACCCGGCTACTGGGGAGAGGAGCTCCAGGCTGGAGGTCAATGGGGCAGTC gGTAAG GGTAAG gGTAAG GGTAAG GGTAAG GGTAAG GGTAAG gGTAAG GGTAAG gGTAAG GGTAAG GGTAAG GGTAAGGTTGTGATAACAGTACAGCTATGTGATGAAGAGCAGACTGAGaatgaggagggtgaggagtacTTCCTGTTGTTCTCTGGCTCCTCCCAGAGTCACCTGACCAGTGCCTTGTGGAGCGGCCATGACACTCTGCACACCCTCTGTCCCG gtcCCCCAGCCCATGACTGCTGTGAGTCGGTGCAGGTCACCCTGTGCAGGGCCCGACCCGGCCACCTCCCGGCCGGTGAATCCCCGGTGTCTGTGGTGGCGGTGGCGGAGCAGAGGTTCAACTTTGTCCAGGACCTGGCCTTCGACATGGCCCAATTTCTG GTGAGCACTGCAGGGAGACCAGACGGCCTTGAGGGGTCGCTGTTACTCGATGAGTGTCAGATCCCTCTGGAGGAATGTGAGAGACTGGATGAAAGTCTGTCCCTGGCACTGAGACACCTGGACCTGCCTGATGGGTGGAACCTACTGGGGACACACCTCAGGAACATCACTG AGCCCCAGGAGACTTTGGTCCACTTTGCAGCACGGTGGGGTCTTAAGAGGGTAGCTGTGTGGCTCCTACTGCAACCAGGGGCCCCTGAAGCCCTCAGACTGACCAACAGACAGGGGGCCACACCTGCAAGCATCGCTCAGCAGCGGAGCCACCGAGACCTGCACCAGCTACTCACAAA AGCGGAGACAAAGACTTACAGAGGGACGGTCCATCCATCCTCTACCGGCTCCAGGGTGGTATGTAACCTTCCCAGGCTGAACACCCACACCCTGACAGTGGGCACAGCACCGGGCACAGCCCCCCCTACTCTTCAGAGACTGGTGGAGGAGCTGAGACCCCTGGTCAGGGTGAGCTGTGAACCCCTGGGTCCACCCTAA